TCTCTTCTTTCCCCTCAGTGGCTGAAAGTGGAGATATTCAGGCAGAGATGGTGGTGAGACTGCTGGCTAAGCCTGGAGGCTGGGCATGGATTTACTGCCTTTTATATTCAGAAGGTCCAGAGGGCCCCATTACTGCCAATAACTACCCAATCAGGTGAGCTGCAAGGCAGGGGCCCGGGAGGCAGCCGAGGTGGAGGAAGAGATACAAACCAGAGAACTCTGGGAATGGACGCCAAACCCTTACCAGCTGCCTCTTCTTTCCCCTCCAGCGACATGGAAGCCTGGAGCCTCCGCCAGCAGTTGAACTCTGAAGAAACCCAGGCAGCCTATGTCCTGGGCACCCCGACCATGTTGCCCTCATTCCCGGAGAACATCCTCTCCCAGGAGCAGTGCTCCAGCCCTAATCCACTCTTCACCATGGGGCCTCCCAGAAGCACCAGTTTCCCCAGTGCTCCTGAGCTAGGTGCTGTCCCAACATCAGAAGAGCTTCCCCAAGCACCCAAGGACCTTGGCTTCAGTTACCTGACATTCCCATCAGGCCCTCAGCCTTCTCTTCAAGCAGACCTGAGCAAGGACCTTGTGTGCACGCCACCCTACACACCCCACCAGCCAGGAGGCTGTGCCTTCCTCTTCAGCCTCCATGAGCCCTTCCAGACCCACATGCCTGCTCCATCCAGCTCTCTACAAGAACAGCTGACTCCAAGCGCCGTGACCTTCTCTGATCAATTGACGCCCAACAGTGCAACTTTCCCAGATCCACTGACTAGCCCACTACAAGGACAACTGACTGAAACCTCAGCCAGAAGCTATGAAGATCCTTGCACCTCCACCTTCCCAGACCAGCTGCTTCCCAGCGCTGCCACCTTCCCAGAGCCTCTGAGCAGCCCTGCCCAGGAGCAGCTAACTTCTCCCAGCACATCATTCCAAGCACACCTGAACAGCCCCAGGCAAACTTTCCCAGAACAACTGAGCCCCAATTCCAGCAAGACTTACTTCGCCCAGGAGGGATGCAGTTTTCTCTATGAGAAGTTGCCCCCAAGTCCTAGCAGCCCTGGTAATGGGGATTGCACACTCTTGGCCCTAGCCCAGCTCCGGGGTCCCCTCTCTGTGGATGTCCCCCTGGTGCCTGAAGGCCTTCTTACACCTGAGGCCTCGCCAGTCAAGCAGAGTTTTTTCCACTATTCTGAGAAGGAGCAGAGTGAGATAGACCGTCTCATTCAGCAGATCAGCCAGTTGGCTCAGGGCATGGACCGACCCTTCTCGGCTGAGGCTGGCACCGGTGGGCTGGAACCACTTGGGGGGCTGGAGCCCCTGGACTCTAACCTTTCCCTGTCGGGGGCTGGTCCCCCTGTGCTCAGCCTGGAACTGAAACCCTGGAAATGCCAGGATCTGGATTTCCTGACTGACCCTGATCTGTTCCTGGAAGAGACGCCCGTGGAAGACATCTTCATGGATCTCTCTACCCCAGACCCCAATGGGGAATGGGAGTCTGAGGATCCCGAGGCAGCGGTCCCAGGAGGGGCCCCATCGCCTTGCAACAACCTGTCCCCAGAAGACCGCAGCTTCCTGGAGGACCTGGCCACATATGAAACCGCCTTTGAGACAGGTGTCTCAGCATTCCCCTACGATGGGTTTACTGATGAGTTGCATCAACTCCAGAGCCAAGTTCAAGACAGCTTCCATAAAGGTGAGTCCAGCCAGAATGTTCAAGAACTCAAGTTCCTGTCTTGCCAACAAGGCGCTGGGTGAAGCTAGACAAGTAAATTcccctctctgtacctcagttttaTTAGTGAGATATTTATTATTCTAGTTGTTAGGATAACTTCACTTGCGGTGTAGAGCAAGtactaatggaaaataatatggaggtTCTGGATAAGTAGGCCTTGAGGGCAGAGGTTAGGGTGTGggataaaatacaaaagaatctTGAATAATAGTTGGTGCTTCCTAACTCTATGAGGGACCTAGGTCTGCTATCCcaacccattttataaatgaagttaATCAAGGGTCCCAGAGTTAAAGAAACTTGCTTAGGGTTACACAACAAGTTGATGGAAGAAGGATTAGTGCCAGTATTCTTTGTCCCCTAAAGGGAATACAGAGTGAGATTTGACAGGAGTTTGATAAAGACAGTGGGACTCAGCCCTTGGCCCCATGAGAGAGTCCTTGCTATGGCTCCATCCTTTCTAAAACCACAGCCATAGTTTCACTCCATTCATCCAAACTgctcctttatctgctgagcctcTGGTGATCAGTCATGGGACCAAGATATTTGAAGCCCATCCCATGTGCCAATGGTACATCACACCCTCAGCCTATCTCTCCTAATAAGCCTAACTGActgtatgtctctctctctctctctctctctctctctgcagatGGAAGTGGAGGGGAACCAACGTTTTGAATAAGTCTGTGACTTAACGTCGTCAAGTATGGCATATTGTCATCAAGACGTGGAGCCGTTCTCCACCCCCCCGGGGTTGTTGGGGGGATTCTGGGGGCCAGAGGGGGATAGATCTGATTCCCCAGGCCCTTCAGGatttggggggggggaggtgggaggacaagggaggggagcttctttttaaaatttagagacATCAAACGATCCCAGTTTCCATTTCAATCTGTATTCACTCGTAGTGAGTTTCCTTGAATGGGATTTCAAGCGGAGAATGGGGGAGTCTCACTTCCCCCGCCCCGCGCTGCCCCATGGGCCTGGGCCAGTTCTCCACTCCTGGGGGCCAAGTCACCCCTGGGTCTTGGTGGGGGAAAGGCAGTGCCCATCTGGGCCAGCCTGTGCCCTGAGGGGCTCTTGACACCCACGTAGAATTCTCTACACACCAGTAACGGGATTTCAATTCCGATGGACTCTGCCGCCCTGGCGGCTCTTCTTGTGACTTTTGCGCCCCgcgcctggggtggggggcgcgaAGAGACGCTACGTTCCTTTCCGATGGAGGAAGGCAGACCTGCCGCCGTCACACGTGTGCTTGCACGAGTGCGTGTACCTGGTGCGGGACTCACCCGGCTGCCCGACTGCCTGGGCCTGCCCAGGTGGCCACCTCGTGGTGCTGCGGTGACTTTGTAGCCAACTTTATAATAAAGTCCAGTTTGCCTTTTTGGTACTCCTGGTGTCGAGCTCTTCTGTGAAAAGGGTAGAGTGGGGATTCAAGAAGGTTGAGAGGCCCCGACAGGAGCCTGGGGGTTGGGAGGGAAACTTTAGATGCACTgacagccctggcatttctttgttCACTCATgtactcactcattcatttactcattcattcattaacgCAACACCTAAGTGTTCTACATGTGGTCCACCCTGTGCTAAGAGCTGGGAGCTGAAACAGATGCTACGTCTTAACTTTAAGATGCTTTGGCGTCCAGTGCTAGAGGGCATTGGAGTCTTGTCTCTGGTCCAGACTTCCAGTCCTCCCAGTGTGGAAGGGGGCAGAAAGGTCTGGGGTGGATAGGGGATCCAGCTAGGCATTTTCCTGGATGTGAGTGTGAAGTTTCAGGACATGAGTTTCTTTCTTCAGCCTGGCCCTATAGGCAAGCAAATTCCCTGGATTTAAGGCCCCAGATCTTCTCATTGGAGATGGTAACCTCCGCACCTCTCCACAAGCCCTGCATGTAGCTTGCAGCTGACACTTTTATATCACTTATTCAATGCAATAAAGCCTCTGGACAGGTGTATTTCATTGATGGAGAAATTGAGGATCAGAGGTAAAAGGGGATTTGCCCCCACAGGTAGTGAGAGGCACAGGTGGGCGACATCCCCACATCATCTGTGTCCAAGCCCTGGCCTGTCCCCTCTTCCCTGAGAGCCCATGAATCATCATCTCAAATCATCCATCCCAGATTCCCTGAGAAGGGCAGGCTTAGGCGGGAGCAGGGGCCTCTTCCCCTCCAGGTCTGGGAGCTAGAGCAGACCCTGAACTCCTGAGCAGAATATAACTTAGTCAAGAGAAAAGGTTTCCAAAAACACTGTCTTCATCCAAGCTTGAGGGTCAACAACCACAGAGTATGGTGGGGGCAGGAATGAAAATTAGGAGACagaaagacctggattcaaatcccaccTGCACCAACTATTTGCTGAGTGTGacctgagcctcagcttctttgCAGATGAAATGGAGTTAAAGGAAACATCCCTGACCTCCCAAAGATGGGGCCTCCTATAAGGTGAGGAGCACAGAAAGGTCTAAGTTATTAAAGTGAATCAGAAGTCAATGGTGACTGAAAAGGCTCACAAGTTACTTTCTCAAAGTGGGGAAGGCCCCCACCCCAATCCAGCGAATACACAGGCTGGATTCCAGGAACTGAGAGCTCAACACTGAGAATTCTGCAAACCTCCTCTTACTCCAAACCCTCCAGCTCTGAAGCCATGCACTTCAGAGGTCCTATGGGAAGGAAGACATTCCAaggatggtttttccagtagtcacgtatggatgtgagagttggactctaaagaaagctgagcgccaaagaattgatgcttttgaactgtggtgttggagaagactcttgagagttccttggactgcaaggagatccaaccagttcatcctaaaggaaatcagtcctgaatattcattggaaggactgatgctgaagctgaaactccaatactttggccacctgatgcaaagaactgactcatttgaaaagaccctgatgttgggaaagattgaaggcaggaggagaaggggacgtagaggatgagatggttgaatggcatcaccaacttaatggacgtgagtttgagtaaactctgggagttggcgatggacaggaaggcctggcgtactgcagtccatggggtcacaaagagtcagacacgactgagcgactgaactgaactgatgacttttTTCCACCTTGAACACATCCTTGGGTGAAACAGGAAGGTGCAATCTTGTCCTTAACTTTCCTGTGCGTCTGTTCTCCAAGTTAAAAGAACTGGCCtataggcacttccctggtggtccagtggttaagactctgtgcttccactgcaagggacacaggttcaatctctggctgggggactaagaccccacatgccgggCATCACGGCCCAAAGGGGAAAAAGCTCACTCCTGTGAGCCCTAAGAGGACTCTGTGCCTGCTCCGCCCCCAACCAAGTACAGGGTCAGACACATGGCAGACATACTAGAAATATTTTATCGAGAGGACCACTTCTGAAGATCAGCCCAACGATTTGGGTAGAAAGTCAGCAATTTCTACCACAAAATTTTGTTCCTAAGTTCTGCAGAGGCCTGAGAGTTGTATCTTTCACCTTGGAATCTTAAGTGATCATAAACTCAAGACATATACTAGAGTTCCATCTAAAAAACTCTCTGGTTTGTTAACTAAACCTATTGTGGCAATCATTTTgaaatcagttcatttcagttcagttgctcagttgactGAACCCTATAAACCTCCCTGGTTGTCCTCAAAATCAAGGGTGAGCAAAATCAGTTCAAGTTTGAGAAGTTGCAACAGTCAAGAAGAGCCTAAGGAAACATGAAGACAAAATACAATATATTCTAGACAGGATCTTGGAACAGCAAAAAGGACATAGGTTAAaaactaaggggcttccctggcagtctagtggttaagaccctgtgcttcccatgcaggggacatgggttcaatccctgatcgggaaaCCAAGGTCTCATATGCCgaatggcatggccaaaaaaaaaaaaaaaaaaaaacaacccacaaaaACTAAGGAAACCTGAATAAAGTGTggattttagttaataataatgtattgatGTTTGAtcattaattgtgacaaatgtaccaCATAAGTGTACAGTGTTAATAATACAGGAAATAATAAGTATGGAGTAGATGGAAACTACTATTTTCACATATCTGTACATCTGAATCTATTCTGAAatttaaagtttctttaaaagGCAAAACTAAATAAAGGgacattgtaaaaattaaaaatacgtGAGAATAGAGAAACACCTCTCTGGtgtttggtggtggtggcagtAGGTGATAGCAGAGTGTGTATTTTGATCTGAAGCCTTCTCGGCATTCATTGAATATGAGAGCCCAGCCACCAAGTCCAGAAGAACCAATGGCTCCACCTGCTGGACAGAGAAGgatctgcttctgtttctctccCTGGTGAGGTCCCTGTGACTGAGACCATCAGAGCTTAGAACACATGGATAAACTGAGGCTGGAGAGGAAAGAACGTGCCCAGATGGCACTCCCAGAACTGCTGAAGAAGCCAGATCAAACCCTCGGCCAGTTTCCTTCCCACCAATACCAAACTCTGTCCTGGAAGCAGAATGTAAGAGAAAAGGTTCAAGTTTGGGGGCATAGAGACTGACCTCAAGGGCTGGTTCTGcatccttattttttaatgtggtaaaaATTTACAAAATCTACAGGTGCCAGGGACTGTTCTGGGTGCTTAGGGAAACATCAGTGAACAGACAAAGTGGGGattctctgctggtccagtggttaagactctgccttgcaaggcaggggacatgggttccatccctggcccgggaactaagatcccacacgccatggagcaagtgagcccacatgccacaacaagaGGGTCTGTGacctgcaacaaaagatcccacatgcagcaatgaagatcctgcatgctgcaactgacccaaggcagccaaaagaaaaaaaaaggtaaagatcCCTGGGCCcacagagcttacattctagctgtgggttgttactgttgttcagtagctaagttgggtcctgctctttgcaaccccatggactgcagcacaccaggcttccctgtccttcactatctcccggagtttgctcaaactcatgtccattgtgccaatgatgccatccaaccatctcatcctctgtctctcccttctcctcctgccctcaatatttcccagcattagggtcttttccaataagctggctcttcacatcaggtggccaaagtagtggagcttcagcttcagcatcaagacttctaatgaatattcagggttgatttcctttaggattgactggtttgatctccctgctgtccaagggactctcaagaatcttctccaccaccacagtttaacaagcatcaattcttcagtgctgtcttctttatggtccgactctcacatctgtgcatgactactggaaaaaccatagctttgactatacagacttttgtcagcaaagtgatgtctctgctttttaatatgctctctaggttggtcatagctttccttccaaaaagcaagtgtcttttaatttcatggctgcagtcaccacccagtgattttggagcccaagaaaacaaaatctgtcactgctttcactttcccccatctatttgccatgagtgactATAATGGGAATTCCTAATAACGTACTTTCACAACCTTGAGAAATTTCACAGAAATAGCACCTGGAAAAACAGCATATATTAAGAAATTATGTAAATGATTATCTTTCACATTCTCCTTAAGAATAATCTCCTTGTTACAACCCCCAAGGCCAGACCCAGAAGGGAGTATGACTGGGATCATGAAAGCATGGACCTTGGAACACCGAGTCAGCGCCAGGCATGAAGGCTGCTTATGCACTTACTAACTGTTCCTGAGACTAGCCCAGAAGGGGACGACCTAGGGTAAACACAGGAGATCTGGACTGTGTCAGTGTAGTCCACGACACTTAGGAGCAGGTGATTAACACGGCATGTGTCTTGAGAAAGATGAGATCTGAGAAAGTCTTGTAGTCTGCAGTTAGGAATAAAAGCCAGACTCAGAGTGGACTGTGTACCTCAGTCCAGTAGAGGCTGCAGGTCCCCTGACCATTGCACCAGGTTTCgtgttctgtcttcattctcGTCACTCGCTCCCGGTGAGTTATTAGGGcaataagtgatgggaccagatgtcgtgatcttagttttttgaatgtgaagttttaagtcagctttttcactctcctcttgcacattcatcaagaagctctttaaattctcttcgctttctgacataagggttgtatcatctgcatatctgaggttgttgatatttctcccagcaatcttgattccagcttgtgcttcatccagcctggcatttcgtgtggtgtactctccatataaattaaataagcagggtgacaatatacagccttgacatactcctttcccagttttgaaccaatccttttgtttcatgtccagttctaactgttgcttcttggcctgcatacaggtttctcaagaggcaggtaaggtggaatgatgttcccatctcttgaagaattttccagtttgttgtgatccacaaagtcaaaggatttagtgtagtcaatgaagcagaaatagatgtttttctggaattcccctgctttctctatgatctaatggatgttagcaatttgatctcttgctcctctgccttttctaaatccagcttgtacatctggaagttcttggttcacatactgttgagaattttgaacattgctagcatgtgaaatgagcacagtcatatggtagtttgagcattctttggcattgcccttctttggaaatgggatgaaaactgaccttttccagttctgtggtcactgctgagttttcaaaatttgatgacatattgactgcagcactttagcagcagcatcttttaagatttaaatagctcagctggaattccatcacctccactagctttgcttgtagtaatgcttcctaaggcgcacttgacttcacacatcaagatgtctggctctagatgaacaaccacaccatcgtgattatccaggtcattaagatctttttttgcgtagttcttctgtgaattcttgccacctcttcttaatatcttctgcttctgttaggtccatgctgtttctgtcctttattgtgcccatctttgcatgaaatgttctcttggtatcttcaattttcctgaagagatctttttctttctattgagaatagcaaagagatcTTCTGTCtgtctattctattgttttcttctatttctttgcactgttcagttcagaggctttcttatctctccttgcgctttgttggaactctgcattcagatgggtatatctttctctttctccttggcCTTTCATTTGCATTCTTCTCTctgctctttgtaaggcctcctcagacaaccattttgcctttcttgcatttcttttctttgggacgggtttggtcaccacctcctgtacagtgttacgaacctccagccatattcttcaggcactgtatcaggtctaatcccctgaatctatttctcacttccactgtataatcataagggatttgatttaggtcatacctgaatggtctaatggttttccctactttcttcaatttaagtttgaattttgcaataaggagttcatgatctgagtcacagtcagctcctggccttttttttgctgactgtatagagcttctccatcttcagctgcaaagaatgttatcaatatgattttgatactgaccatctggtgatgtccatatgcagagtcacctcttgtgttgttggaagatggtctttgctatgaccagtatgttctcttgacaaaactcttagcctttgtcctgcttcattttgtactccaagaccaaacttgcctgttatccaggtatctcttgacttcctacttttacattccaatctcctatgatgaaaaggacatcttttttgctgTTAGTttagaaggtcctgtaggtcttcatagaaccattcaacacCAGCTTCTTTAGCTGAAGAGGCTGAAGCAGCCGTGGGTAGATGCAACAAAAGTGAATAAAATCTCAAAGGCACATACAGTACATGCAGTCAGGGACAGAGCCGCTGCTTTGGTAGAGAACCACAGCTGCAGTCAGAGTCCTGACTTAGAGTGCGGTGACGGGAAGCCTTTTCCTAGGAGGCAACATTGAGTTAAGACCTCAAAGATGAGAAACAGGAGTAAGAATGTTCCAGGCCAAAGGAAAGCAagaggagatgggaaaggcttTCACCTGCTTAAGGACTAGCAAGGACATCAGTGTGGCTGGATCCAGGCCAGCCAGAGGAAGAGACGTTGAAGAGGAGGGGAAAGATTACTCAGGGCCTAAAACCGTGACAGGAAACAGATTTTATCTCCACATGCAGTAGGGATCCATTGAGGAGATCTAAGCAGGAGAATGACATGATTTGATTCACAGATTAAAGCCAACCCCCTGACAATGTGTGGAGAAAGGATTGGAGGAAGCAAGAGTGGAAGCCGAGAGGCCAGGTAGGCTCCTGCAGTGGTGCAGGCAGGAGGAAATGAGAGCTTTCACCAGGTATGAACGGAAGTAAAGGACTGGATTTGGGCTACTtcggagatgtgtgtgtgtgtgtgtttgtgtgtatgtatgtgttagtcattcagtcgtatctgactctttgcaaccccatggattgcaccccgctcctctgtccatggaattctccaggcaagaatattggagtgggttgccattcccttctccatgggaccttcctgacccaggggttgaagccaggcctcctgcattatgggcagattctctgccatcttggccaccagggaagcccactttggaCACAGAACTAACATGATTTGCTAAGGCATTTAAAGTGGGGATGAGGAAATGAGAGGCGCCTTGTATCTCTGACTTTAGCAACTGGATGAAGAGTTGATGTTTATTTAGACTGGGATGAGATGAGCATCAGGACTTTTGTAGTATCGTCTGGTGCTGGCAGGACTAATTCCCAACCTCTCTGGATGAGGGCATATCCATCTTAAGCCTCAAGGAGCTCCCAGAAATAATGTGTCACAGGCATTGAGCAGGACACAATCAAAGATAACCAGACACACAAGGAAGCAAGACAATATGAACAAGAATTTGCAGAGCAAACATACACAGTAACATATATTGGAGTAGTCAGTCACgaatttaaaacaactatattttttcatgtttaaagaAGTAAATTACAAAGTCAAGAACGTCTATGGGGAACATGAAATGGTAACAGTGATAAAGCAGACTTGAAAAAGAGCCAGTAGAACCTCTAACAATAAAATAgatgaaaactaaaattaaaaaacaattggagggcttccttggtaactcagtggtaaagaatccacctgccaatgcaggagacatgggttcaatcccggatCCAGAAAGGTCCCACAGGCCTTGGAGCATCTAAACCCgagtgccacaattactgaacctgtgctctagagcctgggagccgcaactgctgagcccacgagccataactactgaagcctgcccatcctaaagcctgtgctccacaataagagaagtcactgcGATGAGATGCCCGTGCAGCACAACTGGAGGGTGGCCCCTgttcactgaaactagagagaagCCAACACGGCAgcaagacctagcacagccatgGAAAAATAGTGGAAAACTGGAAGAGCCAAAAAGTCGTAGTGCCATATGaagatgtttttttgttttggcaaaaaaattataaaacaatgtGCTGAGTGGCCCATTTGTACATTTTCTGAAAACGAATTGCCTATGATCTGGGCCTCTTAATGTACCACAGGCTACTATAATCCAGGGCAAGTTTCAGTGAAAGTACACaatccaaaatattattttctatttcagttatttaaactaaaggaaataaaatgacacTATTTATATAATGAACACATGtaattaaaaatcattattttaagaaaaaattagtgGCATATACTGGGGTTCCCagatggcactggtggtaaagaatccatctgccaaggcaggagacccacgtttggtccctgggtagggaagatcccctggagaaggaaatggcaatccactctagtattcttgcctggaaaatcccatggacagagaagccaggcaggccgcagtccttggggtcacagagtgggacacagcacacacacacacacaccttgccATATACTGCATATAGAGTATAATTATGTCATATACAGCGCCAGTTACTTAAGTGTGATAGTTTATTACCCAGTGTTCCATTCTGATAACTAGAAAAGCATTAATAGATTGTAAAACTCTTATTTTACTAGACTGAGGGCCTCAGTTTCTTGCTGGTTGTCAGTCAGAGGCCACCCTCAGTTCCATTCTCCCTAATAAAACTCATGTTGCCAAAGACATCATAGAGCTGTAGAAAAAACAAGAACTAGATGAACTAAAAGTCCAGAGAGGAAAGAGCCCTTCATGTGTGAGCTGATAATCACCAGATGTCTTTCTCCCTGGAGATACCTTCCCATTTTAGGTGCAAGCTGATTGGGTTtagtccaggcagagggaacccaCTGGGAGTAAGCTTTGGGTGGTCTCTCATAAAGATAGAAAAAGGTGgagagaatgttaaaaaaaaaagatcaggctGACTCTAAGCCAATAGAGATTGTTGTAGGTGTATTTAATAATAGACACAAGACTGAGACAAAGAACACTTTAAGCACAGAGTGAATGGGAGATGAAAAGCATAGACAGTCTGTTTAGACGATTCTTTATAAAGTGTTATggtgaaaaaaaaacagaaatgcagcAGTGGCTAAAGGAGATGTGCAGGGAGATAATTGCTTGTTCTTGAATAATACTAGAGTTTATGTGtatgctcaatttttttttttgctattgagtcatggagttctttatatactttggatattatctcatcagatatatgatttaaaCACTTTTTCTTCCTATTCTGTAGGTTGCATTTTCCCTTTGTTGATGACTTCCTTCGCTGTGCAGAAGTTTTTTAATTTGATATGccgtttatttttgcttttgtcgCCTTTGCTTTTGAGATTAAATCAAAAAGCTCATTGCCAAATCATTGCCAAAaccaatgttttcttctagatttaCGGTTTCAGGTCTTATGCTCAAGTCTTATATTTATTCGactatgccaggtcttagttgcagcacaggaGATCTTTGTTGCAGCCTGCAGGACCTTggatgcagcatgtgggatcttgttttgtgaccaggaatcgaatctcCGCTCCCTAcactggaagtgcagtcttaatcactggacaccagggaagttcctgaatTAATTTCTCAAGTTTCATTCTTTGGCATGTGGTTGTTCACCTTCCCCAGGACCGTTTATTGAAGACCTTTCCCCACtgaatattcttggctcctttgtcataaattaattgaccgtATATGGAGTTATTCCTGCAACCTTTTGAGATAGGCACTATCTTCCCTATTGTATAGATGAGGATCTAAGTCACAGAGTaggtaagtaacttgcctaagactATACAGCTTGGCAGAATAGAACCGAGGGTGGCCCCTGACTTGACAACCAGCAAGAAACCGTGGCCCTCAGTCC
The genomic region above belongs to Bos taurus isolate L1 Dominette 01449 registration number 42190680 breed Hereford chromosome 29, ARS-UCD2.0, whole genome shotgun sequence and contains:
- the NPAS4 gene encoding neuronal PAS domain-containing protein 4, which gives rise to MYRSTKGASKARRDQINAEIRNLKELLPLAEADKVRLSYLHIMSLACIYTRKGVFFAGGTPLAGSTGLLSAQELEDIVAALPGFLLVFTAEGKLLYLSESVSEHLGHSMVDLVAQGDSIYDIIDPADHLTVRQQLALPSALDTDRLFRCRFNTSKSLRRQSAGNKLVLIRGRFHAHPPGAYWAGNPVFTAFCAPLETRPRPGPGPGPGPGPASLFLAMFQSRHAKDLALLDISESVLIYLGFERSELLCKSWYGLLHPEDLGHASAQHYRLLAESGDIQAEMVVRLLAKPGGWAWIYCLLYSEGPEGPITANNYPISDMEAWSLRQQLNSEETQAAYVLGTPTMLPSFPENILSQEQCSSPNPLFTMGPPRSTSFPSAPELGAVPTSEELPQAPKDLGFSYLTFPSGPQPSLQADLSKDLVCTPPYTPHQPGGCAFLFSLHEPFQTHMPAPSSSLQEQLTPSAVTFSDQLTPNSATFPDPLTSPLQGQLTETSARSYEDPCTSTFPDQLLPSAATFPEPLSSPAQEQLTSPSTSFQAHLNSPRQTFPEQLSPNSSKTYFAQEGCSFLYEKLPPSPSSPGNGDCTLLALAQLRGPLSVDVPLVPEGLLTPEASPVKQSFFHYSEKEQSEIDRLIQQISQLAQGMDRPFSAEAGTGGLEPLGGLEPLDSNLSLSGAGPPVLSLELKPWKCQDLDFLTDPDLFLEETPVEDIFMDLSTPDPNGEWESEDPEAAVPGGAPSPCNNLSPEDRSFLEDLATYETAFETGVSAFPYDGFTDELHQLQSQVQDSFHKDGSGGEPTF